One region of Gossypium raimondii isolate GPD5lz chromosome 6, ASM2569854v1, whole genome shotgun sequence genomic DNA includes:
- the LOC105773861 gene encoding uncharacterized protein LOC105773861 isoform X2, with protein MAKEAHGSLASDADAIEATAEDIESRITTAMHSRVGHFKEQADSLTFEGVRRLLEKDLGLETFALDVQKRFVKQCLLKCLDGANEDGSKSSCETVEKNVSTTTEGTESPEEREPKKEVKEPCSEDEEKLDGSPVLGLLAGHKTTKVKNKETKKVSESTIQKAIRKRASYLEANSDKVTMAGLRRLLEEDLTLDKFTLDPYKKFISGKLDEVLKSREVSAAASEVKKKKLNKKSLIKPSKKVNKKMNSASSGSENDEEEDDEVEQEEGKEEEEEEDEEVKPKKKITPKGKTKNSEGLKKRKIPKIEAEMPSKKRSKHTESNSDDNSDEEDSGSVSDNGCSRSSAAKAVKRKETSAPVHGKRVELLKSVINVPPSIYKRVKQVPENKREAQLIKELEDILSKEGLSANPSEKEVKDVRKRKERAKELEGIDTGNIVISSRRRPTTSFTPPPKPKIPDVSSDDESEESDEDDGDDDDEDAGDDGNSQSEESDEEEDEDSD; from the exons ATGGCAAAGGAGGCGCACGGTAGCCTCGCCTCCGACGCCGACGCCATAGAAGCGACGGCGGAAGATATCGAGTCACGTATTACCACCGCCATGCACTCTCGCGTTGGCCACTTCAAGGAACAAGCCGA TTCGTTGACCTTCGAGGGAGTTCGGAGATTGTTAGAGAAAGACTTGGGGTTAGAGACCTTTGCTTTGGATGTTCAGAAGAGATTCGTCAAGCAATGCCTGCTAAAg TGTTTAGATGGTGCAAATGAGGATGGCTCCAAGAGTTCTTGTGAAACAGTGGAGAAAAATGTAAGTACAACCACTGAAGGAACAGAATCACCCGAAGAACGAGAACCTAAGAAAGAAGTAAAGGAACCTTGCTCTGAAGATGAGGAGAAATTAGATGGCTCTCCAGTTTTGGGCCTTCTGGCTGGACATAAAACTACGAAAGTTAagaataaagaaactaaaaaagtTTCTGAGAGTACAATACAGAAAGCTATCAGGAAAAGGGCTTCATATCTTGAAGCTAATTCAGA TAAAGTCACAATGGCTGGACTTCGTCGGCTTTTGGAGGAAGATCTTACACTCGATAAATTTACACTCGATCCGTACAAGAAGTTTATATCTGGAAAATTAGATGAG GTATTAAAGTCTCGCGAAGTTTCTGCAGCTGCAAGTGaggttaagaaaaaaaaactcaataaaaaatcTCTGATCAAACCTTCTAAAAAGGTCAACAAGAAAATGAATTCTGCTTCATCTGGAAGTGAGAATGATGAGGAGGAAGACGATGAAGTAGAACAAGAGGAAGGgaaagaggaagaggaagaggaagacgAAGAAGTGAAGCCCAAAAAAAAGATCACTCCTAAAGGGAAGACTAAGAACTCTGAAGGGCTTAAAAAGCGGAAAATACCTAAAATAGAGGCAGAGATGCCTAGCAAGAAGAGAAGCAAACACACAGAATCAAATTCAGATGATAATAGCGATGAAGAAGACAGTGGGAGTGTCTCTGATAATGGTTGCTCTCGATCTTCTGCTGCGAAGGCTGTCAAG AGAAAAGAAACTTCTGCTCCAGTACATGGGAAACGTGTGGAACTTCTAAAGTCGGTTATCAA TGTTCCTCCCTCAATCTACAAGAGAGTCAAACAGGTGCCTGAGAATAAACGTGAAGCCCAATTAATAAAGGAACTAGAGGatattctttctaaagaaggGTTGTCTGCAAATCCTTCAGAAAAAG AAGTCAAGGATGTGAGGAAGAGGAAAGAGAGAGCAAAAGAACTAGAAGGAATTGACACGGGTAATATCGTGATAAGTTCACGTAGAAGGCCTACAACCAGTTTTACTCCTCCCCCAAAGCCCAAAATACCAGATGTTAGTAGTGATGATGAAAGTGAAGAAAGTGACGaggatgatggtgatgatgatgatgaagacgCTGGTGATGATGGCAACAGCCAAAGTGAAGAATCAGATGAAG AAGAAGATGAAGACAGTGATTGA
- the LOC105773861 gene encoding uncharacterized protein LOC105773861 isoform X3: MKEWMHCGMSRLTGKCLDGANEDGSKSSCETVEKNVSTTTEGTESPEEREPKKEVKEPCSEDEEKLDGSPVLGLLAGHKTTKVKNKETKKVSESTIQKAIRKRASYLEANSDKVTMAGLRRLLEEDLTLDKFTLDPYKKFISGKLDEVLKSREVSAAASEVKKKKLNKKSLIKPSKKVNKKMNSASSGSENDEEEDDEVEQEEGKEEEEEEDEEVKPKKKITPKGKTKNSEGLKKRKIPKIEAEMPSKKRSKHTESNSDDNSDEEDSGSVSDNGCSRSSAAKAVKRKETSAPVHGKRVELLKSVIKLCGMSVPPSIYKRVKQVPENKREAQLIKELEDILSKEGLSANPSEKEVKDVRKRKERAKELEGIDTGNIVISSRRRPTTSFTPPPKPKIPDVSSDDESEESDEDDGDDDDEDAGDDGNSQSEESDEEEDEDSD, translated from the exons ATGAAGGAATGGATGCATTGTGGAATGTCAAGACTTACTGGAAAG TGTTTAGATGGTGCAAATGAGGATGGCTCCAAGAGTTCTTGTGAAACAGTGGAGAAAAATGTAAGTACAACCACTGAAGGAACAGAATCACCCGAAGAACGAGAACCTAAGAAAGAAGTAAAGGAACCTTGCTCTGAAGATGAGGAGAAATTAGATGGCTCTCCAGTTTTGGGCCTTCTGGCTGGACATAAAACTACGAAAGTTAagaataaagaaactaaaaaagtTTCTGAGAGTACAATACAGAAAGCTATCAGGAAAAGGGCTTCATATCTTGAAGCTAATTCAGA TAAAGTCACAATGGCTGGACTTCGTCGGCTTTTGGAGGAAGATCTTACACTCGATAAATTTACACTCGATCCGTACAAGAAGTTTATATCTGGAAAATTAGATGAG GTATTAAAGTCTCGCGAAGTTTCTGCAGCTGCAAGTGaggttaagaaaaaaaaactcaataaaaaatcTCTGATCAAACCTTCTAAAAAGGTCAACAAGAAAATGAATTCTGCTTCATCTGGAAGTGAGAATGATGAGGAGGAAGACGATGAAGTAGAACAAGAGGAAGGgaaagaggaagaggaagaggaagacgAAGAAGTGAAGCCCAAAAAAAAGATCACTCCTAAAGGGAAGACTAAGAACTCTGAAGGGCTTAAAAAGCGGAAAATACCTAAAATAGAGGCAGAGATGCCTAGCAAGAAGAGAAGCAAACACACAGAATCAAATTCAGATGATAATAGCGATGAAGAAGACAGTGGGAGTGTCTCTGATAATGGTTGCTCTCGATCTTCTGCTGCGAAGGCTGTCAAG AGAAAAGAAACTTCTGCTCCAGTACATGGGAAACGTGTGGAACTTCTAAAGTCGGTTATCAAGTTATGTGGGATGAG TGTTCCTCCCTCAATCTACAAGAGAGTCAAACAGGTGCCTGAGAATAAACGTGAAGCCCAATTAATAAAGGAACTAGAGGatattctttctaaagaaggGTTGTCTGCAAATCCTTCAGAAAAAG AAGTCAAGGATGTGAGGAAGAGGAAAGAGAGAGCAAAAGAACTAGAAGGAATTGACACGGGTAATATCGTGATAAGTTCACGTAGAAGGCCTACAACCAGTTTTACTCCTCCCCCAAAGCCCAAAATACCAGATGTTAGTAGTGATGATGAAAGTGAAGAAAGTGACGaggatgatggtgatgatgatgatgaagacgCTGGTGATGATGGCAACAGCCAAAGTGAAGAATCAGATGAAG AAGAAGATGAAGACAGTGATTGA
- the LOC105773861 gene encoding uncharacterized protein LOC105773861 isoform X1, whose translation MAKEAHGSLASDADAIEATAEDIESRITTAMHSRVGHFKEQADSLTFEGVRRLLEKDLGLETFALDVQKRFVKQCLLKCLDGANEDGSKSSCETVEKNVSTTTEGTESPEEREPKKEVKEPCSEDEEKLDGSPVLGLLAGHKTTKVKNKETKKVSESTIQKAIRKRASYLEANSDKVTMAGLRRLLEEDLTLDKFTLDPYKKFISGKLDEVLKSREVSAAASEVKKKKLNKKSLIKPSKKVNKKMNSASSGSENDEEEDDEVEQEEGKEEEEEEDEEVKPKKKITPKGKTKNSEGLKKRKIPKIEAEMPSKKRSKHTESNSDDNSDEEDSGSVSDNGCSRSSAAKAVKRKETSAPVHGKRVELLKSVIKLCGMSVPPSIYKRVKQVPENKREAQLIKELEDILSKEGLSANPSEKEVKDVRKRKERAKELEGIDTGNIVISSRRRPTTSFTPPPKPKIPDVSSDDESEESDEDDGDDDDEDAGDDGNSQSEESDEEEDEDSD comes from the exons ATGGCAAAGGAGGCGCACGGTAGCCTCGCCTCCGACGCCGACGCCATAGAAGCGACGGCGGAAGATATCGAGTCACGTATTACCACCGCCATGCACTCTCGCGTTGGCCACTTCAAGGAACAAGCCGA TTCGTTGACCTTCGAGGGAGTTCGGAGATTGTTAGAGAAAGACTTGGGGTTAGAGACCTTTGCTTTGGATGTTCAGAAGAGATTCGTCAAGCAATGCCTGCTAAAg TGTTTAGATGGTGCAAATGAGGATGGCTCCAAGAGTTCTTGTGAAACAGTGGAGAAAAATGTAAGTACAACCACTGAAGGAACAGAATCACCCGAAGAACGAGAACCTAAGAAAGAAGTAAAGGAACCTTGCTCTGAAGATGAGGAGAAATTAGATGGCTCTCCAGTTTTGGGCCTTCTGGCTGGACATAAAACTACGAAAGTTAagaataaagaaactaaaaaagtTTCTGAGAGTACAATACAGAAAGCTATCAGGAAAAGGGCTTCATATCTTGAAGCTAATTCAGA TAAAGTCACAATGGCTGGACTTCGTCGGCTTTTGGAGGAAGATCTTACACTCGATAAATTTACACTCGATCCGTACAAGAAGTTTATATCTGGAAAATTAGATGAG GTATTAAAGTCTCGCGAAGTTTCTGCAGCTGCAAGTGaggttaagaaaaaaaaactcaataaaaaatcTCTGATCAAACCTTCTAAAAAGGTCAACAAGAAAATGAATTCTGCTTCATCTGGAAGTGAGAATGATGAGGAGGAAGACGATGAAGTAGAACAAGAGGAAGGgaaagaggaagaggaagaggaagacgAAGAAGTGAAGCCCAAAAAAAAGATCACTCCTAAAGGGAAGACTAAGAACTCTGAAGGGCTTAAAAAGCGGAAAATACCTAAAATAGAGGCAGAGATGCCTAGCAAGAAGAGAAGCAAACACACAGAATCAAATTCAGATGATAATAGCGATGAAGAAGACAGTGGGAGTGTCTCTGATAATGGTTGCTCTCGATCTTCTGCTGCGAAGGCTGTCAAG AGAAAAGAAACTTCTGCTCCAGTACATGGGAAACGTGTGGAACTTCTAAAGTCGGTTATCAAGTTATGTGGGATGAG TGTTCCTCCCTCAATCTACAAGAGAGTCAAACAGGTGCCTGAGAATAAACGTGAAGCCCAATTAATAAAGGAACTAGAGGatattctttctaaagaaggGTTGTCTGCAAATCCTTCAGAAAAAG AAGTCAAGGATGTGAGGAAGAGGAAAGAGAGAGCAAAAGAACTAGAAGGAATTGACACGGGTAATATCGTGATAAGTTCACGTAGAAGGCCTACAACCAGTTTTACTCCTCCCCCAAAGCCCAAAATACCAGATGTTAGTAGTGATGATGAAAGTGAAGAAAGTGACGaggatgatggtgatgatgatgatgaagacgCTGGTGATGATGGCAACAGCCAAAGTGAAGAATCAGATGAAG AAGAAGATGAAGACAGTGATTGA
- the LOC105773758 gene encoding lysM domain-containing GPI-anchored protein 1 has product MPNPKPNFLSFYKLLCFLLLTDVALVASKSTIEPCSNSDSCNALLGYTLYTDLKVAEVASLFQVDPISVLTANAIDISYPDVENHILPSQLFVKIPILCSCVDGIRKSVSTHYKTRPQDTLSSIADSIYAGLVSADQIREANSIDDPSVLDVGQNLVVPLPCTCFNGTDNGLPAIYLSYVVKPVDTLAGIAASYSTTITDLMNVNAMGGTSITPGDILAVPLSACASNFPKYASDHGLIVPNGSYAITASHCVQCSCGPGSRNLYCMPASLAVSCSSMQCKSSNLMLGNVTVQQSSAGCNVTSCAYSGYANGTIITSLSSSLQPRCPGPQQFPPLVAPPTYVTRDSVFAPAPAPQSDGATTATVPKTSTVPSTGSLPGFPPAGAPFGSLSNASTLMNSAAALPAALMMYLLAKLISPLSL; this is encoded by the exons ATGCCAAACCCAAAACCcaatttcctttccttttacaAACTCCTTTGCTTCCTGCTTCTCACCGATGTAGCTTTGGTAGCTTCAAAATCAACAATCGAGCCTTGTTCCAACTCTGATTCATGCAATGCTTTGTTGGGGTACACTCTCTACACCGACCTGAAAGTCGCCGAGGTTGCTTCCCTCTTCCAGGTTGACCCCATTTCGGTCCTCACGGCCAATGCCATCGATATCTCTTACCCGGATGTCGAAAACCACATCCTTCCTTCCCAACTCTTCGTCAAGATCCCCATTCTATGTTCTTGTGTTGATGGGATTCGGAAATCGGTTTCCACTCACTACAAGACCCGACCCCAAGACACGCTTTCGTCGATTGCGGATTCTATTTACGCTGGTTTGGTGTCAGCTGACCAGATTAGGGAGGCTAACTCGATTGATGATCCTTCGGTTCTCGATGTTGGGCAAAACCTTGTTGTTCCTTTGCCGTGTACTTGTTTTAATGGGACTGATAATGGACTCCCTGCTATTTACCTTTCATATGTGGTGAAGCCAGTGGATACTTTAGCTGGAATTGCAGCGAGTTACTCCACTACCATAACAGATTTGATGAATGTTAATGCTATGGGGGGTACTTCTATTACGCCTGGCGACATTTTAGCTGTTCCTTTGTCAG CTTGTGCTTCGAATTTTCCTAAATATGCCTCGGATCATGGATTGATTGTGCCAAACGGGAGCTATGCTATTACTGCTAGCCATTGTGTTCAGTGCAGCTGTGGACCGGGGAGTCGCAA TTTGTACTGCATGCCTGCTTCTTTGGCTGTTTCTTGTTCAAGCATGCAATGTAAAAGCAGCAATCTCATGCTAGGGAACGTTACAGTGCAGCAAAGTAGTGCTGGATGCAATGTCACTTCTTGTGCTTATAGTGGTTATGCAAACGGCACCATTATCACTTC GTTGTCATCATCTCTCCAACCTCGATGTCCAG GACCACAGCAATTTCCTCCCCTTGTAGCCCCACCTACATACGTAACGCGGGATTCAGTTTTTGCCCCAGCACCTGCACCCCAGTCAGATGGTGCCACCACCGCAACAGTGCCCAAGACTTCTACAGTGCCATCTACTGGGTCTCTTCCTGGATTTCCCCCAGCAGGTGCCCCTTTCGGAAGCTTATCTAATGCTTCGACATTGATGAATTCAGCTGCCGCCCTTCCTGCTGCACTTATGATGTACTTGCTTGCCAAATTAATCTCACCCTTGTCATTGTAA